In Sideroxyarcus emersonii, one DNA window encodes the following:
- a CDS encoding type 1 glutamine amidotransferase gives MKPVAIFRHSPTEGAGHFALFLTEHAIPWQMIHIDQGEAVPADAAAFSGLVFMGGSMSVNDDLPWIPRALALIRAAHARDIPLLGHCLGGQLMSKALGGVVTKNPVKELGWGRVTVAESATAREWFGDIREFDSFHWHGETFSLPPGAELLLSSPHCANQAYAIGKHLGMQCHVEMTEQMIRDWCENGADEIAANLHSPAVQSAATMQAQMRDKLPGLHRVADRLYRHWLHGLAK, from the coding sequence ATGAAACCCGTCGCCATCTTCCGCCACTCCCCCACCGAAGGCGCAGGCCACTTCGCGCTATTCCTCACCGAGCATGCCATTCCGTGGCAGATGATCCACATCGACCAGGGCGAAGCGGTGCCGGCGGATGCCGCGGCGTTCTCCGGCCTGGTGTTCATGGGCGGGTCGATGAGCGTCAACGACGACCTGCCGTGGATACCCAGGGCGCTGGCGCTGATCCGCGCTGCCCATGCCCGGGATATCCCCTTGCTGGGCCATTGCCTCGGCGGGCAGTTGATGTCCAAGGCGCTGGGCGGGGTGGTGACGAAGAATCCGGTGAAGGAACTGGGCTGGGGCAGGGTGACGGTGGCGGAAAGTGCCACGGCGCGCGAGTGGTTCGGCGATATCCGCGAGTTCGATTCCTTCCACTGGCACGGCGAGACCTTCTCGCTGCCGCCGGGGGCAGAGCTGCTGCTCTCCAGTCCCCATTGCGCCAATCAGGCCTATGCCATCGGCAAGCACCTGGGCATGCAATGCCATGTCGAGATGACCGAGCAGATGATCCGCGACTGGTGCGAGAACGGGGCGGACGAGATCGCTGCCAATCTGCACAGTCCGGCAGTACAATCGGCCGCAACGATGCAGGCGCAGATGCGCGACAAATTGCCCGGACTTCACCGGGTGGCGGATCGGCTCTACCGGCATTGGCTGCACGGACTGGCGAAATAG
- a CDS encoding ATP-binding protein, giving the protein MINRRLLPDVMCALAEFPAVALLGPRQAGKTTLARIIADMQQGAIRLDLERPSDLAKLADPELFLSRQGDRLVILDEIQRQPELFAVLRALIDDNRRPGRFLLLGSASPQLLRQASESLAGRIAFRELAPFDISEVQVDHAELQNFWLRGGYPLSWLAQTEDASFAWRESFIATHLERDIPSFGIRVPGATLRRFWQMLAHLHGQLWNASRLASSFGTSAPTVQHYLDILEATYMLRRLPPLQANLGKRLVKSPKVYLRDSGILHALLGIQSLDELAGHPVVGPSWEGWALEQIAQLLGPQWQLSFYRTASGAEMDIVAERGKRRIGFEVKFSSAPVLSKGFWSAKNDLDLERACVVAPVECVYPLAPDVEVVPAAGLAAWLKTI; this is encoded by the coding sequence ATGATTAATCGCCGCCTCCTTCCCGATGTGATGTGTGCGCTGGCTGAATTTCCGGCAGTGGCGCTGCTTGGCCCCAGGCAGGCTGGCAAGACTACGCTGGCCAGAATCATCGCGGATATGCAGCAGGGTGCGATCCGCCTTGATCTGGAGCGGCCTTCCGATCTGGCCAAGCTGGCCGATCCTGAACTCTTCCTGTCGCGGCAGGGTGATCGGCTGGTCATACTGGACGAGATACAGCGCCAGCCCGAACTGTTTGCGGTGTTGCGCGCATTGATCGACGATAACCGCAGGCCGGGCAGGTTTTTGCTGCTGGGTTCGGCATCCCCCCAGTTGTTGCGGCAGGCTTCGGAATCGTTGGCAGGCCGCATTGCTTTCCGCGAGCTTGCGCCGTTCGATATCAGTGAGGTTCAGGTTGATCATGCCGAGTTGCAGAATTTCTGGTTGCGCGGGGGCTACCCGCTGAGCTGGCTTGCTCAAACCGAAGACGCTTCTTTTGCATGGCGCGAATCTTTCATCGCCACCCATCTGGAGCGGGACATTCCCTCATTCGGCATTCGCGTACCGGGCGCAACACTTCGCCGCTTCTGGCAAATGCTTGCCCACCTGCATGGGCAACTCTGGAATGCATCGCGCCTTGCATCAAGTTTTGGCACCTCCGCGCCCACGGTTCAGCATTATCTGGATATTCTGGAAGCGACCTACATGCTGCGACGCCTGCCGCCTTTGCAGGCAAATCTGGGCAAACGGCTGGTGAAATCACCCAAGGTTTATCTGCGGGACAGTGGCATATTGCATGCGTTACTCGGTATCCAGAGCCTGGATGAGCTGGCCGGACATCCTGTCGTTGGCCCCTCCTGGGAAGGCTGGGCGCTCGAACAAATCGCCCAACTGCTCGGGCCGCAGTGGCAGCTTTCGTTTTACCGCACAGCAAGCGGGGCGGAAATGGACATCGTCGCCGAACGAGGAAAACGCAGGATCGGGTTCGAGGTTAAATTTTCCAGCGCCCCGGTATTGAGCAAAGGCTTTTGGTCGGCGAAAAACGACCTGGACCTGGAGCGGGCTTGTGTTGTCGCGCCAGTTGAATGTGTCTATCCGCTTGCGCCTGATGTTGAGGTTGTTCCGGCGGCTGGACTTGCAGCTTGGTTGAAAACAATCTGA
- a CDS encoding exodeoxyribonuclease VII small subunit, which translates to MAAKSGKTQSFEAALAELEHVVAEMESGKLALEDSLAAYKRGAELLSFCRTRLDEAQQQVRMLEEGTLKDFTVPGDAGADR; encoded by the coding sequence ATGGCGGCAAAATCCGGCAAGACACAAAGTTTCGAGGCGGCGCTGGCAGAGTTGGAACACGTAGTGGCGGAGATGGAGTCCGGCAAGCTGGCGCTGGAAGATTCGCTGGCTGCCTACAAGCGCGGCGCCGAATTGCTGTCGTTCTGCCGCACCCGCCTGGACGAGGCGCAACAGCAGGTGCGCATGCTGGAAGAAGGAACGCTCAAGGATTTCACCGTACCTGGCGATGCCGGCGCAGATAGATAA
- a CDS encoding polyprenyl synthetase family protein: protein MSDFSSWVSARQSRFEEVLMRLLPQADVLPQRLHAAMRYSVLEGGKRVRPLLAYAAGELAGATVERVEIAAAAVELIHAYSLVHDDMPCMDDDVLRRGKPTCHVEYDEATALLVGDALQSLAFQLLSEHRLSDDAAKQLQMVKLLAVASGSRGMAGGQAIDLASVGKQLALPELEQMHIYKTGALIRAAILLGAHCGTLHQAQLDQLDRYGKCVGLAFQVVDDVLDSEADTATLGKTAGKDADNDKPTYVTLLGVQAARKMAADLHGDALEALAGFGAEARRLRELADFIVMRKF from the coding sequence ATGTCCGATTTTTCCTCCTGGGTTTCCGCCCGCCAATCCCGTTTTGAAGAAGTATTGATGCGCCTGCTGCCGCAGGCCGATGTGCTGCCGCAGCGCCTGCATGCCGCCATGCGCTACAGCGTGCTGGAGGGCGGCAAGCGCGTGCGCCCCTTGCTGGCCTATGCGGCCGGTGAGCTGGCGGGGGCGACCGTCGAGCGCGTCGAGATCGCCGCCGCCGCGGTTGAACTGATCCATGCCTATTCGCTGGTGCATGACGACATGCCCTGCATGGACGACGACGTGCTGCGCCGCGGCAAGCCGACCTGCCATGTCGAATACGATGAAGCGACTGCGCTGCTGGTGGGTGACGCATTGCAAAGCCTGGCGTTCCAGCTGTTGTCCGAGCACCGGCTGAGCGACGATGCGGCCAAACAATTGCAGATGGTGAAATTGCTGGCGGTAGCAAGCGGCTCGCGCGGCATGGCGGGCGGCCAGGCCATCGACCTGGCCAGCGTGGGCAAGCAGCTGGCACTGCCCGAGCTGGAGCAGATGCACATATACAAGACCGGCGCGTTGATCCGCGCCGCCATCCTGCTCGGTGCCCATTGCGGCACCCTGCACCAGGCACAGCTCGATCAGCTCGACCGTTATGGCAAGTGCGTCGGGCTGGCGTTCCAGGTGGTGGACGACGTCCTCGACAGCGAGGCCGATACCGCCACCCTGGGCAAGACAGCCGGCAAGGATGCCGACAACGACAAGCCGACCTATGTGACCTTGCTGGGTGTGCAGGCGGCCAGGAAGATGGCCGCAGACCTGCATGGCGATGCGCTGGAGGCGCTGGCCGGATTCGGCGCAGAAGCCCGGCGGTTGCGCGAATTGGCCGATTTCATCGTGATGAGAAAATTCTGA
- the dxs gene encoding 1-deoxy-D-xylulose-5-phosphate synthase codes for MYPLLQTIDTPDDLRKLERGQLPQLADELRAFLIESVSKTGGHLSSNLGTVELTVALHYIYNTPEDRLVWDVGHQTYAHKILTGRRAAMSTLRMKDGIAGFPKRSESPYDAFGTGHSSTSISAALGMAVASRLAGKDNRSVAIIGDGAMSGGMAFEALNNAGAMDANLLVILNDNDMSISRPVGALNNYLAKLMSGRFYAAMRRGSEKILKGMPPVLEFAKRAEEHVKGMVTPGTLFEEFGFNYIGPIDGHDLDVLVETLGNIRKLEGPQFLHIVTQKGKGYPQAEDDCVLYHGVGKFDPNQGITPKPSSKLTYTQVFGEWLCDMAAQDARLVGVTPAMCEGSGMVEFAAKFPQRYFDVGIAEQHALTFAAGLACDGFKPVVAIYSTFLQRAYDQLIHDVAIQNLPVVLAIDRGGLVGADGATHAGSFDLSYLRSIPNMTVMAPADEYECRQMLSTAFHLDTPTAVRYPRGTGPGVTVRKDLQAIAVGKGEVRRKGGKVAILAFGSMLAPALQAADQLDATVVNMRFIKPLDEELVQQLAREHALLVTVEENAIQGGAGSAVAECLARHGIVAAMLHLGLPDEFLEQGDPARMLADCGLDAAGIVRSIREKLAG; via the coding sequence ATGTACCCATTGCTCCAGACCATCGATACCCCGGACGACCTGCGCAAGCTGGAACGTGGACAATTGCCGCAACTGGCGGACGAGCTGCGCGCCTTCCTGATCGAGTCGGTCAGCAAGACCGGCGGCCATCTTTCTTCCAACCTCGGCACGGTGGAACTGACCGTCGCGCTGCACTATATCTACAACACGCCGGAGGACCGGCTGGTATGGGATGTCGGCCATCAGACCTATGCGCACAAGATACTCACCGGACGCCGTGCGGCGATGAGCACCTTGCGCATGAAGGACGGCATCGCCGGGTTCCCCAAGCGCAGCGAAAGCCCATACGATGCCTTCGGCACCGGGCATTCCAGCACATCGATCTCCGCCGCACTCGGCATGGCGGTGGCATCGCGGCTGGCCGGCAAGGACAACCGCTCGGTCGCCATCATCGGCGACGGCGCGATGTCCGGCGGCATGGCCTTCGAGGCGCTGAACAATGCCGGTGCCATGGATGCTAACCTGCTGGTCATCCTCAACGACAACGACATGTCTATTTCGCGCCCCGTGGGCGCGCTGAACAATTACCTGGCGAAACTGATGTCCGGCCGTTTCTATGCGGCGATGCGGCGCGGCAGCGAAAAGATACTGAAAGGCATGCCGCCGGTGCTGGAGTTCGCCAAACGGGCCGAAGAGCACGTCAAGGGCATGGTCACGCCGGGCACACTGTTCGAGGAGTTCGGCTTCAACTACATCGGCCCCATCGACGGGCACGACCTGGATGTGCTGGTCGAGACGCTGGGCAACATCCGCAAGCTGGAAGGGCCGCAGTTCCTGCATATCGTCACGCAGAAGGGCAAAGGCTACCCGCAGGCCGAGGACGATTGCGTGCTGTATCACGGCGTCGGCAAGTTCGACCCGAACCAGGGCATCACGCCCAAGCCCAGCAGCAAGCTGACTTATACGCAGGTGTTCGGCGAATGGCTGTGCGACATGGCGGCACAGGATGCGCGCCTGGTCGGCGTCACCCCGGCGATGTGCGAAGGCTCCGGCATGGTCGAGTTCGCCGCGAAATTCCCGCAGCGCTATTTTGATGTGGGTATCGCCGAGCAGCATGCGCTCACCTTCGCGGCCGGCCTCGCCTGCGACGGATTCAAGCCGGTGGTGGCGATCTACTCGACCTTCCTGCAGCGCGCCTACGACCAGCTCATCCACGATGTCGCCATCCAGAACCTGCCGGTCGTGCTGGCCATCGACCGCGGCGGCCTGGTCGGCGCCGACGGCGCCACGCATGCGGGCAGCTTCGACCTGAGCTATCTGCGCAGCATCCCCAACATGACGGTGATGGCGCCGGCGGATGAATACGAATGCCGGCAGATGCTGAGCACGGCGTTCCATCTCGACACGCCCACCGCAGTGCGTTATCCGCGCGGAACAGGGCCCGGCGTGACAGTGCGCAAGGACCTGCAGGCGATCGCGGTGGGCAAGGGCGAGGTGCGGCGCAAGGGTGGCAAGGTCGCCATCCTGGCGTTCGGTTCCATGCTGGCGCCCGCGCTGCAGGCGGCCGACCAACTCGATGCCACCGTCGTCAACATGCGCTTCATCAAACCGCTGGACGAGGAACTGGTGCAGCAGCTCGCGCGCGAGCATGCGCTGCTGGTCACCGTGGAAGAGAACGCCATTCAGGGCGGGGCCGGCAGCGCGGTGGCCGAATGCCTGGCCCGGCACGGCATCGTTGCGGCCATGCTGCACCTGGGCCTGCCGGACGAGTTCCTGGAACAGGGCGATCCAGCCCGGATGCTGGCCGATTGCGGCCTGGATGCGGCGGGCATCGTCCGTTCCATCCGGGAAAAGCTGGCCGGATAA
- a CDS encoding PD-(D/E)XK nuclease family protein, producing MSVSGPFFDRIAQRILTAHPAPDLRGVTILLPNYHAAQPLAQALMRGAQRPALLLPQMVTLNAWAQSVRLDTPVVADSQRSALLYQQLRKSKWFEQADLWSMTQELLKLFDELTHSLHELPGDAESFAALVQQAYQARQNSTLQLEARLVFELWHAMQAGTESDQARVYQQQLARLAQQADRPLYVLRASDWDALEQRFLDEYAQHAAVTVFDLRVMEAQIGAPLFFAATSLEQEARAAAMQVRRWLAAGKRDIAIVAQDRVVARRMRALLERAEVLVADETGWTFATLSVSTVLDRWLTSLQSDFYHRDLLDLLKSPFIFADLTASERKSAVYQLEQLLRKQGIVAGLEKFIDLAGHETALLQLLVRLRQAAALLEQNRKKTLAGWLLALQASLRVLGIDAGLQQDDAGRQLLLALETWQRELAADAGSYRFSEWRRWLAQQLDTQTYRDSSIDSTVRFTHLAATRWRPFDAVLLLGCDADHLPSAANGGRWFNDAVRAALDLSTRGSHAARQHDDLLGLLALNDCVLVTWQKDKNGEHGLLSPYLQILRDEHQRAHGDDRSEPELLACLAAEDAHRVELSQAAQPAPSVAAEAVPAKVSISAYNSLVACPYQFHARYILRLNELDEVQEAIEKRDYGERVHGILQRFHERYRQVGGHDAAEMEAALRRISEDVFADLLQQDFAARAWLARWYRSLPAYLAWQAENEAQGWRYAEAESAFSIELDGVQLRGRIDRLDVREQAIRVLDYKTQGDQILRHKLREPGEDVQLACYAYAHETDDASFVSIEGGKVKTVAPAHDVAQLAQLNAERLVQVMQRMRGGACLPANGIDQACMHCEMRGVCRKGEWL from the coding sequence GTGAGCGTTTCCGGCCCCTTTTTCGACCGCATCGCACAGCGCATCCTTACTGCGCACCCCGCGCCCGACCTGCGCGGCGTCACCATCCTGCTGCCTAACTACCATGCCGCGCAGCCGCTGGCGCAGGCGCTGATGCGGGGCGCGCAGCGGCCTGCCCTGCTGCTGCCGCAGATGGTCACGCTCAACGCCTGGGCGCAAAGCGTCCGTCTCGACACGCCTGTCGTGGCGGACAGCCAGCGCAGCGCCCTGCTGTACCAGCAGCTGCGCAAATCGAAATGGTTCGAACAGGCCGACCTGTGGAGCATGACGCAGGAACTGCTCAAGCTGTTCGACGAACTGACGCATTCCCTGCATGAGCTGCCGGGCGATGCCGAATCCTTCGCCGCCCTCGTGCAGCAGGCCTACCAGGCGCGGCAGAACAGCACGCTGCAGCTGGAGGCGAGGCTGGTGTTCGAGCTGTGGCACGCGATGCAGGCCGGCACCGAATCGGATCAGGCGCGGGTCTATCAGCAGCAGTTGGCCAGGCTGGCCCAACAGGCCGATCGTCCGCTGTATGTGCTGCGCGCCTCCGACTGGGATGCGCTGGAGCAACGCTTCCTCGACGAATATGCGCAGCATGCGGCAGTGACGGTGTTCGACCTGCGCGTGATGGAGGCGCAGATCGGTGCGCCGCTGTTCTTCGCCGCCACTTCTCTGGAACAGGAAGCCCGCGCCGCCGCCATGCAGGTGCGCCGCTGGCTGGCCGCGGGCAAGCGCGACATCGCCATCGTGGCGCAGGACCGCGTGGTGGCAAGGCGCATGCGGGCGTTGCTGGAGCGGGCCGAGGTGCTGGTGGCGGACGAGACCGGCTGGACCTTCGCCACGCTGTCGGTCAGCACGGTGCTGGACCGCTGGCTCACTTCGCTGCAGAGCGATTTCTATCATCGCGACCTGCTCGACCTGCTCAAATCCCCATTCATCTTCGCCGACCTGACGGCCTCCGAGCGCAAGTCGGCGGTGTACCAGCTCGAACAATTGCTGCGCAAACAGGGGATAGTGGCCGGCCTGGAGAAATTCATCGATCTCGCCGGGCACGAGACGGCGTTGCTGCAACTGCTCGTGCGGCTGCGCCAGGCTGCCGCGCTGCTGGAGCAGAACCGGAAAAAAACGCTGGCCGGATGGCTGCTGGCGTTGCAGGCAAGCCTGCGCGTGCTGGGCATCGATGCCGGGTTGCAACAGGACGATGCAGGGAGGCAGTTGCTGCTCGCACTGGAGACATGGCAGCGTGAACTGGCGGCGGACGCGGGCAGCTACCGTTTTAGCGAATGGCGGCGCTGGCTGGCGCAGCAACTCGATACGCAAACCTACCGCGACAGCAGCATCGACAGCACGGTGCGCTTCACCCACCTGGCGGCCACGCGCTGGCGCCCCTTCGATGCCGTGCTGCTGCTGGGTTGCGATGCCGACCACCTGCCCAGTGCCGCAAATGGCGGACGCTGGTTCAACGATGCCGTGCGTGCCGCGCTCGACCTGTCCACGCGCGGCTCGCATGCGGCAAGGCAGCACGACGACCTGCTGGGGCTGCTGGCGCTCAACGATTGCGTGCTGGTCACCTGGCAGAAGGACAAGAACGGCGAACACGGGCTGCTCAGCCCTTACCTGCAGATATTGCGCGACGAGCATCAGCGCGCGCACGGCGACGACCGCAGCGAGCCGGAGTTGCTTGCCTGCCTGGCGGCGGAGGATGCGCATCGCGTCGAACTGTCGCAGGCGGCCCAGCCTGCCCCGAGCGTGGCGGCGGAGGCGGTGCCAGCGAAGGTTTCCATCAGCGCATACAACAGCCTGGTCGCCTGTCCCTATCAGTTCCATGCGCGCTACATCCTGCGCCTGAACGAGCTGGACGAAGTGCAGGAAGCCATCGAAAAGCGCGACTACGGCGAGCGCGTGCACGGCATCCTGCAGCGCTTCCATGAGCGCTATCGGCAAGTCGGCGGGCATGACGCGGCGGAGATGGAGGCCGCGCTGCGCCGCATCAGCGAGGATGTGTTCGCCGACCTGCTGCAGCAGGACTTCGCGGCGCGCGCCTGGCTGGCGCGCTGGTACCGGTCGCTGCCGGCCTATCTCGCCTGGCAGGCCGAGAACGAGGCGCAGGGCTGGCGCTATGCCGAGGCGGAGAGTGCATTTTCAATCGAGCTGGACGGCGTGCAGCTGCGCGGGCGCATCGACCGGCTCGATGTCCGGGAGCAGGCGATACGCGTGCTGGATTACAAGACGCAGGGCGACCAGATCCTGCGCCACAAACTGCGCGAGCCGGGCGAGGACGTGCAGCTCGCCTGCTATGCCTATGCGCACGAAACCGATGACGCGTCGTTCGTCAGCATCGAGGGCGGCAAGGTGAAGACGGTCGCGCCGGCGCACGATGTCGCGCAACTGGCGCAGCTCAATGCCGAGCGCCTGGTGCAGGTGATGCAGCGCATGCGCGGCGGTGCCTGCCTGCCCGCGAACGGCATCGACCAGGCATGCATGCATTGCGAGATGCGCGGCGTCTGCCGCAAGGGGGAGTGGTTATGA
- the htpG gene encoding molecular chaperone HtpG, with amino-acid sequence MTETTTASRETLGFQTEVKQLLHLMIHSLYSNREIFLRELISNASDACDKLRFEALHNDALYENQSDLGIRVSFDKTARTLTISDSGIGMNRDEVIANLGTIAKSGTRDFFSKLSGDQKKDAHLIGQFGVGFYSAFIVADRVTVLSRRAGEKADQGVRWESDGGGEFSVEMVEKAARGTEITLHLREGQDDLLAGYKLREIIKKYSNHIVQPILMKKEEWKDGGYVTTDEDETVNQASALWSKSKNEITEEQYKEFYKHVGHDYDDPLAWTHARVEGKQEYTQLLYIPGHAPFDLYDRQARHGIKLYVRRVFIMDDAEQLMPQYMRFVRGVVDSADLPLNVSREILQESKDIEAIRKGCTGKVLGLLADMAENDKEKYARFWGEFGQVLKEGVGEDFANKDKIAALLRFATTKADTAEQTVSLKDYIARMKDGQEKIYYVTADSFNAARNSPHLEVFRKKGIEVLLLSDRVDEWLVGNLFEFEGKQLASVAKGGLDLGSLEDEAEKKEQEKQADEFKPLTEKIKTSLADKVKEVRITHRLTDSPACLVVDEHDMSGNLARLMKAAGQKAPTSQPILEINPNHPVVRRLKGEEKRFDDWAAVLFDQALLAEGGQLDDPASFVKRMNQLMLEMSA; translated from the coding sequence ATGACCGAAACCACCACCGCCAGCCGCGAGACGCTGGGCTTCCAGACCGAAGTCAAACAGCTGCTGCACCTGATGATCCACTCGCTGTATTCCAACCGCGAGATTTTCCTGCGAGAACTGATTTCCAACGCATCCGATGCCTGCGACAAGCTGCGCTTCGAGGCGCTGCACAACGATGCGCTGTACGAGAACCAGTCCGATCTGGGCATCCGCGTCAGCTTCGACAAGACCGCGCGCACGCTCACCATCAGCGACAGCGGCATCGGCATGAACCGCGACGAAGTGATCGCCAACCTCGGCACCATCGCCAAATCCGGCACGCGCGATTTCTTCAGCAAGCTCTCCGGCGACCAGAAGAAAGACGCCCACCTGATCGGCCAATTCGGCGTGGGCTTTTATTCCGCCTTTATCGTGGCGGACAGGGTCACCGTGCTGTCCCGCCGCGCGGGCGAGAAGGCCGACCAGGGCGTGCGCTGGGAATCCGACGGCGGCGGCGAGTTCTCCGTCGAGATGGTGGAGAAGGCCGCGCGCGGCACCGAGATCACCCTGCACCTGCGCGAAGGCCAGGACGACCTGCTGGCCGGTTACAAACTGCGCGAGATCATCAAAAAATATTCCAATCACATCGTCCAGCCCATCCTGATGAAGAAGGAAGAGTGGAAGGACGGCGGCTATGTCACCACCGACGAGGACGAAACCGTCAACCAGGCTTCGGCGCTGTGGTCCAAATCCAAAAACGAGATCACCGAAGAACAGTACAAGGAATTCTACAAACACGTCGGCCACGACTATGATGACCCGCTGGCGTGGACCCACGCGCGCGTCGAAGGCAAGCAGGAATACACCCAGCTGCTGTATATCCCCGGCCATGCCCCGTTCGACCTTTACGACCGTCAGGCGCGCCACGGCATCAAGCTCTACGTGCGCCGCGTGTTCATCATGGACGACGCCGAGCAGCTGATGCCGCAATACATGCGCTTCGTGCGCGGCGTGGTGGATAGCGCAGACCTGCCGCTGAATGTCTCGCGCGAGATATTGCAGGAGTCGAAAGACATCGAAGCCATCCGCAAGGGCTGCACCGGCAAGGTGCTGGGCTTGCTGGCCGACATGGCCGAGAACGACAAGGAGAAATACGCCAGATTCTGGGGCGAATTCGGCCAGGTGCTGAAAGAGGGTGTGGGCGAAGACTTCGCCAACAAGGACAAGATCGCCGCACTGCTGCGCTTCGCCACCACCAAAGCCGACACCGCCGAGCAGACCGTCTCGCTCAAGGACTACATCGCCCGCATGAAGGACGGCCAGGAAAAGATCTACTACGTCACCGCCGACAGCTTCAACGCCGCCAGGAATAGCCCGCACCTCGAAGTGTTCCGCAAGAAAGGCATCGAAGTGCTGCTGCTCTCCGACCGCGTGGACGAATGGCTGGTGGGCAACTTGTTCGAATTCGAAGGCAAGCAGCTCGCCTCCGTTGCCAAGGGCGGCCTCGATCTGGGTTCGCTGGAAGACGAGGCCGAGAAGAAGGAACAGGAAAAGCAGGCCGATGAATTCAAGCCGCTCACCGAGAAGATCAAGACCAGCCTCGCGGATAAGGTGAAGGAAGTGCGCATCACCCATCGCCTCACCGACAGCCCCGCTTGCCTGGTGGTCGACGAGCACGACATGAGCGGCAACCTCGCGCGCCTGATGAAGGCAGCAGGGCAGAAGGCCCCCACCTCGCAACCCATCCTCGAGATCAATCCGAACCACCCGGTGGTGCGGCGGCTGAAGGGCGAGGAGAAACGCTTCGACGACTGGGCGGCAGTGCTGTTCGACCAGGCCTTGTTGGCCGAAGGCGGCCAGCTCGACGACCCGGCCAGCTTCGTCAAGCGCATGAACCAGCTGATGCTGGAGATGAGCGCCTGA
- the folE2 gene encoding GTP cyclohydrolase FolE2: protein MNAVTPIADVQNSADTRQLAINKVGIKSIRHPVVVRDKSVGVQHTIATFNMYVHLPHNFKGTHMSRFVQILNQHGREITVESFESILREMTDKLEARSGYIEMAFPYFVNKTAPVSGVQSLLDYDVTFIGEIVEGKYRFTMKVQIPVTSLCPCSKEISERGAHNQRSHVTITVRTKRSVWIEEVVRVAEEQASSELYGLLKRPDEKFVTERAYDNPKFVEDMVRDVAAVLNADERIDAYVVESENFESIHNHSAYALIERDKTKE from the coding sequence ATGAATGCCGTCACACCCATCGCCGATGTGCAAAACAGTGCAGACACCCGCCAGCTGGCGATCAACAAGGTCGGCATCAAGAGCATCCGTCATCCCGTCGTTGTTCGGGACAAGAGCGTGGGGGTGCAGCACACCATCGCAACTTTCAACATGTACGTGCACCTGCCGCACAACTTCAAGGGCACGCACATGTCCCGCTTCGTGCAGATACTCAACCAGCACGGGCGCGAGATCACGGTCGAATCGTTCGAGAGCATCCTGCGCGAGATGACGGACAAGCTGGAGGCCAGGTCCGGCTATATCGAGATGGCTTTCCCGTATTTCGTGAACAAGACCGCGCCGGTGTCGGGCGTGCAGAGCCTGCTCGATTACGATGTCACGTTCATCGGCGAGATCGTCGAGGGCAAGTACCGCTTCACCATGAAGGTGCAGATCCCGGTCACCAGCCTGTGCCCATGCTCCAAGGAGATCTCCGAACGCGGAGCGCACAACCAGCGTTCTCATGTCACCATCACCGTGCGCACCAAGCGCTCGGTCTGGATCGAAGAGGTGGTGCGGGTTGCCGAAGAACAGGCGTCGAGCGAGCTGTACGGCCTGCTGAAGCGTCCCGACGAGAAGTTCGTCACCGAACGCGCCTATGACAATCCGAAGTTCGTCGAGGACATGGTGCGCGACGTGGCGGCCGTGCTGAATGCGGATGAGCGCATCGATGCTTACGTCGTGGAATCCGAGAATTTCGAGTCTATCCATAACCATTCGGCCTACGCCCTGATCGAACGGGACAAAACCAAAGAATAG
- the fdxA gene encoding ferredoxin FdxA, whose translation MAYVVAENCIRCKYTDCVEVCPVDCFREGENFLVIDPDECIDCTLCVAECPANAIFAEDDVPADQVHFIKLNAELAKLWKPIVEKKDAPADADEWLHVKDKLHLLKR comes from the coding sequence ATGGCATACGTCGTTGCCGAGAATTGCATACGCTGCAAATACACCGATTGCGTGGAAGTGTGTCCGGTGGACTGTTTCCGCGAGGGCGAGAACTTCCTGGTTATCGATCCGGACGAGTGCATCGACTGCACGCTGTGCGTGGCGGAATGCCCGGCAAACGCGATCTTCGCCGAGGACGATGTGCCGGCGGATCAGGTCCATTTCATCAAGCTCAACGCAGAGTTGGCCAAGCTCTGGAAGCCCATCGTCGAGAAGAAGGATGCGCCGGCCGATGCGGATGAATGGCTTCATGTGAAAGACAAGCTCCATCTGCTGAAGCGGTGA